In Dromiciops gliroides isolate mDroGli1 chromosome X, mDroGli1.pri, whole genome shotgun sequence, the genomic window AAAAATTCCTGTGccttctctgtttctatctgaaGTACCTCAACATGTATGCGAGTATCTGCTTCCTGACATGCATTAGTCTGCAGCGATGCTTCTTCCTCCTCAAGCCCTTCAAGGCCCGAAACTGGAAGCGCAGGTATGATATAGCCATCAGTGCCACCATCTGGGTTGTCGTGGGGACTGCCTGCTTACCCTTTCCCATCCTTAGAAATGCTGGCATGGCCAACAATGCCCACAACACCTGCTTTGCTGACCTGGGATACAAGCAGATGCCTTTAGCCACCTCAGTGACAACAATCACGTTGGCTGAGCTGGCCGGCTTCGTGGTTCCTGTTGTCATCATTGCCTGGTGCACCTGGAAGACAGTGATATCTTTACAGCATCCACGCGTGGCCTATGAAGGGGTTGCTGAGAAGCGGAAGGCTCTTCGGATGGTTTTCATGTGTGCTGGGGTCTTCTTCATCTGCTTCACACCCTACCATATAAACTTCATTTTTTATACCTTGGTGAAGGAAAAAGTTATCACTAGCTGCTCAATCGTTCAAAGCACACTCTATTTCCACCCTTTCTCCTTGTGCCTTGCGAGTCTGTGTTGTTGCTTAGATCCAATCCTTTATTACTTCACGACTTCTGAGTTTCGTGACCAACTCTCCCGCCATGGTAGTTCAGTGATCCGATCCCGGCTTATGAGCAGGGAGAGTGGCTCTTCGATGGTGAGCTAAGTAAGCCCATCCCCAAAGAC contains:
- the LOC122734050 gene encoding putative P2Y purinoceptor 10, whose translation is MGSNGTSNTIDSCNDTNVPFQYSLYAVTYIVVFIPGLLANSAALWVLCRFISKKNKAIIFMINLSVADLAHVLSLPLRIYYYINHEWPFQKFLCLLCFYLKYLNMYASICFLTCISLQRCFFLLKPFKARNWKRRYDIAISATIWVVVGTACLPFPILRNAGMANNAHNTCFADLGYKQMPLATSVTTITLAELAGFVVPVVIIAWCTWKTVISLQHPRVAYEGVAEKRKALRMVFMCAGVFFICFTPYHINFIFYTLVKEKVITSCSIVQSTLYFHPFSLCLASLCCCLDPILYYFTTSEFRDQLSRHGSSVIRSRLMSRESGSSMVS